The following coding sequences lie in one Bacillota bacterium genomic window:
- a CDS encoding carbohydrate ABC transporter permease — translation GGSGWFGRFVPGAVVPFEVTYEVPQQLAARDLALPKVQVPRRVPGAGAGAVRISPFAADFAEVSPVELVSRKAGADGTEIVTYRFTVRHAGGEAVERLPVDVEVPKGYRFVGATLWPNRIERLGRVQSWNSITPGVIPYVFYNYTRVFRENYSRTTGRNLFLTWIGNSLFVSTVKVLTTLVFSSTAGYALARLRFAGRHFIFVAMLFSMMVPSQVTFISNYLVLRDGIFGLSKLWRMPTLLNTFTGLILSGLVGASAVFIMKQFFESLPKELEESARIDGASPAVAFRRVILPLARPALGAVTILTFQGAWNDFFWPLVVLTSPQDKFTLMVGLSTFRRAYGAVAFDWGPLLAGAIVAALPVVILFVVFQRYFVEGISFTGLKG, via the coding sequence GGGGTGGGAGCGGGTGGTTCGGGAGGTTTGTCCCCGGCGCCGTGGTGCCGTTCGAGGTCACCTACGAAGTGCCGCAACAGCTCGCGGCCCGGGACCTGGCGCTCCCGAAGGTGCAGGTTCCAAGGCGGGTGCCGGGCGCGGGCGCCGGGGCCGTCCGGATCAGCCCGTTTGCGGCAGACTTTGCCGAGGTGAGCCCGGTTGAACTGGTGTCCCGGAAAGCCGGCGCCGATGGGACGGAGATCGTCACCTACCGGTTTACGGTGCGGCACGCGGGCGGCGAGGCGGTCGAACGGCTGCCTGTGGACGTGGAGGTGCCGAAGGGGTACCGGTTCGTGGGGGCCACGCTGTGGCCCAACCGCATCGAGCGGCTGGGGCGCGTGCAGAGCTGGAACTCCATCACTCCGGGCGTCATCCCGTACGTCTTCTACAATTACACCCGGGTCTTCCGGGAGAACTACAGCCGCACCACGGGGCGCAATCTGTTCCTCACGTGGATAGGCAACTCGCTTTTCGTCTCCACTGTCAAGGTGCTGACGACGCTCGTCTTTTCGTCCACGGCCGGGTACGCCCTGGCGCGGCTTCGCTTTGCCGGCCGCCACTTCATTTTCGTCGCCATGCTCTTCTCGATGATGGTGCCCTCCCAGGTCACGTTCATTTCCAACTACCTGGTGCTGCGGGACGGGATCTTCGGGCTCTCGAAGCTATGGCGCATGCCGACGCTCCTCAACACGTTCACGGGGCTCATCCTGTCCGGGCTGGTGGGGGCCAGCGCCGTCTTCATCATGAAGCAGTTCTTCGAGTCGCTGCCAAAAGAACTGGAGGAGTCGGCCCGCATCGACGGCGCCAGTCCTGCCGTGGCGTTCCGGCGCGTCATCCTTCCCCTGGCGAGGCCGGCGCTGGGCGCCGTCACCATCCTCACCTTCCAGGGCGCCTGGAACGACTTCTTCTGGCCGCTGGTCGTGCTGACCTCGCCGCAGGACAAGTTCACGCTGATGGTGGGGCTGTCGACGTTCCGGAGGGCATACGGGGCGGTGGCGTTCGACTGGGGCCCGCTGCTCGCCGGCGCCATCGTGGCCGCGCTCCCCGTCGTCATCCTCTTCGTGGTCTTCCAGCGCTACTTCGTGGAGGGCATCTCGTTCACAGGATTGAAGGGATAG
- a CDS encoding Fur family transcriptional regulator, translated as MEAARRRLEGVGVRLTTQRLAVLEALADQPDHHFSAQELYERARRRFPALGLATVYRTLLLFERAGVVSRLNVGEEEDRFEFGLELGHRHHHLLCLGCGRILEFKEDLLDDLERRIEAETGFRVADHSLHFTGYCPDCRAAGRGKPGQ; from the coding sequence ATCGAAGCCGCCCGGCGGCGCCTGGAAGGGGTCGGAGTTCGGCTTACGACACAGAGGCTCGCCGTGCTGGAGGCGCTGGCCGACCAGCCCGACCACCACTTCAGCGCGCAGGAGCTTTACGAGCGGGCCCGGCGGCGCTTTCCCGCGCTCGGGCTGGCCACGGTCTACCGGACGCTGTTGCTGTTCGAGCGGGCCGGCGTGGTGAGCCGCCTCAACGTGGGAGAAGAGGAGGACCGCTTCGAGTTCGGCCTGGAGCTGGGGCACCGCCACCACCACCTGCTCTGCCTGGGGTGCGGGCGGATCCTGGAGTTCAAGGAGGACCTCCTGGACGATCTGGAACGGCGCATCGAGGCAGAGACCGGGTTTCGCGTCGCGGACCACAGCCTTCACTTCACGGGCTACTGTCCCGACTGCCGGGCGGCCGGCCGGGGAAAGCCCGGCCAGTAG